One genomic window of Geodermatophilus sp. DSM 44513 includes the following:
- a CDS encoding ABC transporter ATP-binding protein, which yields MDGVTAAEVETRPDVPPVEVEHVSVRFGAIRALNDVSFTVAPGTIHAVIGPNGAGKSTMFNVLSGVYKAAEGEVRFGDARLDRMRPFQIAGVGVARAFQNIALSGTQSVAENLMLGRHHLTKAGFLSSGLRLPSATREGKRHGERIREIAEFLDLGEKLHTPVGVLSYGDQKRVEVARALCTEPRLLLLDEPVAGMNAEETNRMAEAIREIRHALGISIVLVEHDMGMVMSLADRVTVLDFGRRIADGTPAQVQTDPEVIRAYLGSGDDSTPAEAAAHHTSDTPGAHP from the coding sequence GTGGACGGCGTGACCGCGGCCGAGGTGGAGACCCGGCCGGACGTCCCGCCGGTCGAGGTCGAGCACGTCAGCGTCCGCTTCGGCGCGATCCGGGCGCTCAACGACGTCTCCTTCACCGTCGCGCCGGGGACCATCCACGCGGTCATCGGCCCCAACGGCGCCGGCAAGTCGACGATGTTCAACGTCCTGTCCGGGGTCTACAAGGCCGCCGAGGGCGAGGTCCGCTTCGGCGACGCGCGGCTGGACCGGATGCGCCCGTTCCAGATCGCCGGGGTGGGCGTGGCCCGGGCGTTCCAGAACATCGCGCTGTCCGGAACCCAGTCGGTGGCCGAGAACCTCATGCTCGGCCGCCACCACCTCACCAAGGCCGGCTTCCTGTCCTCCGGGCTGCGTCTGCCCAGCGCCACCCGGGAGGGCAAGCGGCACGGCGAGCGGATCCGGGAGATCGCGGAGTTCCTGGACCTCGGCGAGAAGCTGCACACCCCGGTCGGCGTGCTCTCCTACGGCGACCAGAAGCGGGTCGAGGTGGCCCGCGCACTGTGCACCGAGCCGCGGCTGCTGCTGCTGGACGAGCCGGTGGCCGGCATGAACGCCGAGGAGACCAACCGGATGGCCGAGGCCATCCGCGAGATCCGGCACGCGCTGGGGATCTCCATCGTCCTCGTCGAGCACGACATGGGGATGGTCATGTCCCTGGCCGACCGGGTCACCGTCCTGGACTTCGGACGCCGGATCGCCGACGGCACCCCCGCGCAGGTGCAGACCGACCCCGAGGTCATCCGCGCCTACCTCGGCTCGGGCGACGACAGCACCCCTGCCGAGGCCGCGGCCCACCACACCTCCGACACGCCAGGGGCGCACCCGTGA
- a CDS encoding branched-chain amino acid ABC transporter permease produces the protein MTQFLSLLFNGLSLGAIYALIALGFVIIFKASEVVSFTHGSLLLLGAYSIARLSEPLGFLGAVLVGLAITALAAFLVERFIINRLRGAPVISLAIVTIGVDIILLTELIRRIGPDILNVPHPWGGESVRVGGIGITQNRLVAMIVAGILIVLFFAAFKYSSWGVAMRASAEDGETAALMGIRQGRVSALAWVVAGVLAGVAALFLVGSPTPGVSSAVYATALRALPAAILGGLDSTGGALVGGLLIGVAESLAAGYQEQLLFLGRGFGEVVPYVVMIAVLLVRPSGLFGTKELTRV, from the coding sequence GTGACCCAGTTCCTCTCCCTCCTGTTCAACGGGCTGTCGCTCGGCGCCATCTACGCGCTGATCGCGCTCGGCTTCGTGATCATCTTCAAGGCCAGCGAGGTGGTGAGCTTCACCCACGGGTCGCTGCTGCTGCTCGGCGCCTACTCGATCGCCCGGCTGTCGGAGCCGCTCGGCTTCCTCGGCGCCGTGCTCGTCGGCCTGGCGATCACCGCGCTGGCCGCGTTCCTGGTCGAGCGGTTCATCATCAACCGGCTGCGCGGCGCCCCGGTGATCAGCCTGGCCATCGTCACCATCGGCGTCGACATCATCCTGCTGACCGAGCTCATCCGGCGGATCGGCCCCGACATCCTCAACGTCCCCCACCCGTGGGGCGGCGAGTCGGTGCGCGTCGGCGGCATCGGCATCACCCAGAACCGGCTGGTCGCCATGATCGTCGCCGGCATCCTCATCGTGCTGTTCTTCGCCGCCTTCAAGTACTCCAGCTGGGGCGTGGCGATGCGCGCGTCCGCGGAGGACGGCGAGACCGCGGCGCTGATGGGCATCCGGCAGGGCCGGGTCTCCGCGCTGGCCTGGGTCGTCGCCGGCGTCCTGGCCGGGGTGGCCGCCCTGTTCCTGGTGGGCAGCCCGACCCCGGGGGTCAGCTCGGCGGTGTACGCCACCGCGCTGCGGGCGCTGCCCGCGGCCATCCTGGGCGGCCTGGACTCCACCGGCGGAGCGCTGGTCGGCGGGCTGCTCATCGGCGTGGCCGAGTCGCTGGCCGCCGGCTACCAGGAGCAGCTGCTGTTCCTCGGCCGCGGTTTCGGCGAGGTCGTCCCCTACGTGGTGATGATCGCCGTCCTGCTGGTCCGTCCGTCGGGGCTGTTCGGCACCAAGGAGCTCACCCGTGTCTGA
- a CDS encoding branched-chain amino acid ABC transporter permease, which translates to MSEQTVSRPAGATRSPAAAAPARPAPARSGSVVKWALTAALLLFLLVFPLYFDEFWLRTGFAVFGAAIGAIGLNLLVGTTGQLSLAHAFFLAVGAVSYTYISGESGGLGTRAGLEGLGLPPVVGMVVGVLLAGLAGLVFSPIAARLRGIYLGVASLALVFIGVHVINTWTPVTGGFNGRAAPEFSLFGFTFGNSDPQLFVLGVPFREAERLWYLGLVLLIVAYVFARNLLRSRPGRALQTLRDSEVAASVMGVNVQAYKARVFLVSSMYAGLSGVLYALSIGSIAPESFTLLVSVQYLAMIVLGGLGSVGGAVLGALFVTALPLLFQQYADVLPLVSAPGQGGIAAGFAARFLYGAAIILIVLFEPAGLAGAAQRLTSRFRRGRAPARGGPATPPPEQPGSAPTPSDRPAQGSNPR; encoded by the coding sequence GTGTCTGAGCAGACCGTCTCCCGGCCGGCCGGGGCCACCCGCAGCCCGGCCGCCGCAGCCCCCGCCCGCCCGGCGCCGGCCCGCTCCGGGTCGGTGGTGAAGTGGGCGCTGACCGCGGCGCTGCTGCTGTTCCTGCTGGTCTTCCCGCTGTACTTCGACGAGTTCTGGCTGCGCACCGGGTTCGCGGTGTTCGGCGCGGCCATCGGCGCGATCGGGCTGAACCTGCTGGTGGGCACCACCGGCCAGCTGTCGCTGGCGCACGCCTTCTTCCTCGCCGTCGGGGCGGTGAGCTACACCTACATCTCCGGGGAGTCCGGCGGGCTGGGCACCCGCGCCGGCCTGGAGGGGCTGGGCCTGCCGCCCGTCGTCGGGATGGTCGTCGGCGTGCTGCTCGCCGGGCTGGCCGGGCTGGTGTTCAGCCCGATCGCGGCGCGGCTGCGCGGCATCTACCTCGGCGTCGCCTCGCTGGCCCTGGTGTTCATCGGCGTGCACGTCATCAACACCTGGACGCCGGTCACCGGCGGGTTCAACGGCCGCGCGGCGCCGGAGTTCTCGCTGTTCGGGTTCACCTTCGGCAACAGCGACCCGCAGCTGTTCGTCCTCGGCGTCCCGTTCCGGGAGGCCGAGCGGCTGTGGTACCTCGGGCTGGTCCTGCTGATCGTCGCCTACGTGTTCGCCCGCAACCTGCTGCGCAGCCGGCCCGGCCGCGCGCTGCAGACGCTGCGGGACAGCGAGGTCGCCGCGTCGGTCATGGGCGTCAACGTGCAGGCCTACAAGGCGCGGGTCTTCCTGGTCAGCTCGATGTACGCCGGCCTGTCCGGTGTCCTCTACGCGCTGTCCATCGGCAGCATCGCGCCGGAGTCCTTCACCCTGCTGGTCTCGGTCCAGTACCTGGCCATGATCGTGCTCGGCGGGCTGGGGTCGGTGGGCGGCGCGGTGCTGGGGGCGCTGTTCGTCACCGCGTTGCCGCTGCTGTTCCAGCAGTACGCCGACGTCCTGCCGCTGGTGAGCGCCCCGGGCCAGGGCGGCATCGCCGCGGGTTTCGCCGCCCGGTTCCTCTACGGCGCGGCGATCATCCTGATCGTCCTCTTCGAGCCCGCCGGCCTGGCCGGGGCCGCGCAGCGCCTCACCTCCCGCTTCCGCCGGGGCCGTGCGCCCGCCCGCGGCGGACCGGCCACACCACCACCGGAGCAACCGGGCTCCGCACCGACCCCCTCGGACCGACCAGCACAAGGGAGCAACCCCAGATGA